Proteins encoded together in one Bacteroides zoogleoformans window:
- a CDS encoding TonB-dependent receptor: MKKELTEDGTLGKVPPFNLFYRVMKITTLLLFFAFCATASTASSQTAKVTIKKSNVPLLEVLNEIENQTNFLFIYSNGIDVKSPVSVDVNNKTVKRVLTQLFSEGDVAYTLEGSHIVLTRTNLKQQVEDNRVTGIVVDETGEPIIGATVRVRGEAAGTITDMDGKFSLVVAAKSQLEISYIGYKTQIVTAVTDKIMQIRMTADTQLLDEVVVVGYGTTSKRKTTSAVSQVKADELGKVPVPNVTQSLAGRAPGLIVQQSGGGINSKASISIRGGGTPLYVINDVICEERDFQNLNPEDIEQMSVLKDASATAVYGARAANGIIMVRTKNGQTGKISVDYNFNYTMSQPANMADKVNSYKAALYLNRGLQYDGRAPQYTDEDLRLFKDGTDPKGHPDTDWQKVTMRNFAPEMRHNLSFTGGSETMKVYTGLGYYNQESIYRTNAHNMQRYNFRTNVETYLKPIGLRVTASVDAYLLDTKEPATTNGRGYYYVWSHIQNKRPMEAAYNPAGQIYSGTNDNPLLDISNNGGYYTAKENSVRGNLNLEWNVPWVKGLKLKAIGSYTLANDHYKAWAKTAMSYDWEGNPSTTGKPNLNKWANHHSNFNTQFLADYSHTFSEAHTIGALFGMEASGSDYDNLWSARKNFVFDVDQMGAGPSSTMENSSGEEVGERRAAFIGRLKYDYNAKYMAEFNFRHDGSDYFPKGNRWGTFFSGSLAWTVSDEDFWHNIGVDKVFDLFKLRTSYGEIGQDFLDQDGDKVADRYTYLTSYTLNQRSAYINREWMPGFSEGALVSPDMTWYTTKDFNIGIDFASLNNRLSGSIDYFAKTTTGYLATPSNVGYTAPLGKNLPVVKSNGESIRRGFEFVLQWKDKIGDLNYGISANMTAYDDRWNLNPNEAETQLKDPYKRGTQVRAYSGVYYKNLGYYKDYEDILNSPKRNGSVNLMAGDLKYYDFNGDGKIDGDDQTRMGAGSKPKANYGFTFDLGYKGWFFNMLWQGATNYNFYIDAILQGGNSNYLPVIYEFQTNIWAPDNTGSLYPRQHASAGYNGNNNFVNSDFWLIDAHYLRLKNMSVGYDFKHKLLKNTSWLSKCVLSLSGYNLLTFSPANDYGFDPEAGRGDGYSYPISRVYTVSLTIGF; the protein is encoded by the coding sequence ATGAAAAAAGAATTAACAGAAGATGGAACTTTAGGGAAAGTGCCTCCTTTTAACCTATTTTATAGAGTAATGAAAATCACTACATTGTTATTATTCTTTGCCTTTTGCGCCACAGCCTCGACGGCTAGTTCACAAACGGCCAAAGTGACCATCAAGAAATCGAATGTGCCTCTCCTTGAGGTTCTGAATGAAATCGAGAATCAGACAAACTTTTTGTTTATATACTCCAACGGCATCGACGTGAAAAGTCCTGTCTCAGTTGATGTGAACAATAAGACGGTGAAAAGGGTGCTGACACAGCTGTTTTCCGAAGGAGATGTGGCCTACACGCTGGAAGGAAGTCACATCGTACTGACCCGTACTAACTTGAAGCAACAAGTTGAGGACAACAGGGTGACGGGCATAGTAGTGGATGAAACCGGTGAACCCATAATAGGTGCCACCGTAAGGGTGAGAGGTGAGGCTGCCGGAACCATTACGGACATGGACGGAAAATTCTCGTTGGTTGTTGCTGCCAAGTCACAGCTTGAAATCTCCTACATAGGTTACAAGACGCAAATTGTGACAGCTGTTACGGACAAAATTATGCAAATCAGAATGACGGCAGACACGCAACTACTTGATGAAGTGGTAGTAGTGGGTTATGGTACAACCTCAAAGCGTAAAACCACTTCAGCCGTGTCGCAGGTGAAAGCCGACGAACTGGGTAAGGTGCCTGTACCTAACGTTACGCAGAGCCTTGCCGGACGCGCACCGGGGCTCATCGTGCAGCAATCCGGAGGGGGAATCAACTCCAAAGCATCCATATCGATACGTGGTGGTGGAACGCCACTATACGTAATAAACGACGTGATTTGCGAAGAGCGCGATTTTCAAAATCTCAACCCAGAGGACATAGAGCAGATGTCGGTGTTGAAAGATGCCTCGGCAACAGCCGTATACGGAGCGCGTGCAGCCAACGGCATCATCATGGTTCGTACAAAGAACGGACAAACTGGCAAGATAAGCGTGGACTACAACTTCAACTATACCATGAGCCAACCGGCTAACATGGCCGATAAGGTGAATTCTTATAAGGCGGCTCTCTATCTAAACCGCGGATTGCAGTACGACGGACGTGCTCCACAGTACACCGACGAAGACCTTAGACTTTTTAAGGACGGTACCGACCCCAAAGGGCATCCCGATACTGATTGGCAGAAAGTGACTATGCGTAACTTCGCTCCCGAAATGCGCCACAACCTAAGTTTCACCGGCGGTTCTGAAACAATGAAGGTATATACGGGACTGGGGTATTACAACCAAGAGTCTATCTATCGCACCAATGCGCACAATATGCAACGCTATAACTTCCGCACCAATGTGGAAACCTACCTCAAGCCCATAGGTTTGCGAGTAACGGCAAGTGTGGATGCTTATCTGCTTGATACTAAAGAACCCGCAACGACAAACGGACGCGGTTACTACTATGTGTGGTCGCACATACAGAATAAGCGTCCCATGGAGGCTGCTTACAATCCTGCCGGACAGATATACAGCGGTACCAATGACAATCCCTTGCTTGACATCAGCAACAACGGCGGATACTACACCGCTAAAGAAAACTCGGTGAGAGGAAACCTTAACTTGGAATGGAATGTACCTTGGGTTAAGGGACTGAAGTTGAAAGCCATAGGCAGCTACACGTTGGCCAACGACCATTACAAAGCATGGGCCAAAACAGCAATGTCTTACGACTGGGAAGGTAATCCCTCTACCACGGGCAAACCCAACTTGAATAAATGGGCCAATCATCACAGCAACTTCAATACACAGTTTCTGGCCGACTACTCACACACTTTTTCTGAAGCGCATACTATAGGTGCATTGTTCGGTATGGAGGCCAGCGGTAGCGACTACGATAATTTGTGGTCGGCACGAAAGAACTTCGTCTTTGATGTAGACCAAATGGGTGCCGGCCCAAGTAGCACCATGGAGAACAGTTCAGGAGAAGAAGTGGGTGAACGCCGTGCTGCCTTCATTGGACGCTTGAAGTATGACTACAACGCTAAATACATGGCCGAATTCAACTTCCGCCACGATGGTAGTGACTACTTCCCAAAAGGAAACCGTTGGGGGACATTCTTTTCGGGTTCGCTGGCGTGGACTGTGTCCGATGAAGACTTCTGGCATAATATCGGAGTTGACAAAGTATTCGACTTGTTTAAACTACGTACCTCGTACGGTGAAATCGGTCAGGATTTCCTTGATCAGGATGGTGACAAGGTGGCCGATCGCTACACTTATCTTACCTCCTATACCCTGAATCAGCGTAGTGCCTATATCAATAGAGAGTGGATGCCGGGATTCAGTGAGGGAGCCTTGGTGAGTCCTGACATGACATGGTACACTACCAAAGACTTCAACATCGGTATTGACTTTGCCTCACTCAACAATCGCTTGTCAGGTTCCATCGACTATTTTGCCAAAACAACTACCGGTTACTTAGCAACTCCGTCAAATGTGGGCTATACCGCACCTTTGGGCAAAAATCTTCCCGTGGTGAAATCCAATGGAGAGAGTATACGTCGAGGTTTCGAGTTCGTTCTGCAATGGAAAGATAAAATAGGTGACTTGAATTACGGCATATCGGCCAATATGACCGCATACGACGACCGTTGGAATCTGAATCCGAATGAAGCAGAAACACAACTTAAAGATCCCTATAAAAGAGGAACACAAGTCAGAGCATATTCTGGAGTGTACTACAAAAACTTAGGCTACTATAAAGATTATGAAGATATTCTCAACTCACCCAAACGTAATGGCTCGGTGAATCTGATGGCGGGTGACCTGAAATATTACGACTTTAATGGTGATGGAAAGATTGACGGAGATGATCAGACACGTATGGGTGCCGGCTCAAAACCCAAGGCCAATTACGGATTTACTTTCGACCTCGGATATAAGGGTTGGTTTTTCAATATGTTGTGGCAGGGAGCCACCAACTATAACTTCTACATAGATGCCATTCTGCAAGGTGGAAACAGTAATTACCTGCCCGTAATCTATGAGTTCCAGACCAATATATGGGCACCGGACAACACCGGTTCTCTGTATCCTCGTCAGCATGCATCGGCCGGATACAACGGTAATAACAACTTCGTGAACAGTGATTTCTGGCTGATAGACGCTCACTACCTCCGGTTGAAGAATATGAGCGTAGGCTACGATTTCAAGCACAAGTTACTGAAAAACACATCGTGGTTGTCGAAATGTGTCTTATCACTCTCGGGTTACAATCTGCTGACTTTCAGTCCGGCCAACGATTACGGATTCGATCCCGAAGCAGGACGGGGAGATGGATACAGCTATCCTATATCGAGAGTTTATACCGTAAGTTTAACCATCGGTTTCTAA